A window of Zingiber officinale cultivar Zhangliang chromosome 5A, Zo_v1.1, whole genome shotgun sequence contains these coding sequences:
- the LOC121979442 gene encoding 3,9-dihydroxypterocarpan 6A-monooxygenase-like, producing MAAADLQSLAIPILVIVFSILILTWRRRRPALRLPPGPIALPIIGHLHHLRPIPHQSFHKLSKRYGGLIGLRLGSVPCIVVSSSSMIKEIMRTQETAWSDRPQFRVSSYIAYDCSGFVFAPYGPHWRFLKKLCMSELLGGRTIDQLLPIRTEEVVSLVRSLYDRCKVGRTSINMGSEVLNLTNNVISRMTTGHRCCGSDGEAMEMRKIVEGVAELVGKFNMADFIGICKNWDLQGFDKRSKDVRQRYDAMMERIMKEKEEARKKKSGGIKDLLDILIDIADDSSAEVRLSREHIKAFVMDIFVAGTDTSALTLEWGLAELINHPDILRKAQDEIEAVVGKKRLVQESDVANLPYMQAIIKETMRLHPSGPMIPRRSTRDTKIKGYDIPANTTVFVNVWANGRDPEQWPEPFEFRPERFLEEPGQKLDVRGQHFELIPFGSGRRLCPGASLALHFVPCALAAMLQCFDWESEDGGKVDMAEGLSVTLVRNKHLVCVPVPRLNPMLLD from the coding sequence ATGGCGGCAGCAGACCTCCAGTCACTCGCCATCCCCATCCTCGTGATCGTATTTTCAATCTTAATCCTCACATGGCGGCGCCGGCGGCCAGCTCTCCGCCTCCCGCCGGGTCCAATCGCCCTTCCGATAATTGGCCACCTCCATCACCTCAGACCGATCCCCCACCAATCGTTCCATAAGCTCTCTAAGCGCTACGGTGGCCTGATCGGCCTCCGCCTCGGTTCTGTCCCCTGCATCGTGGTCTCCTCCTCTTCCATGATCAAAGAGATTATGAGAACGCAGGAGACGGCTTGGTCGGACCGCCCTCAGTTTAGGGTCTCCAGTTACATCGCCTACGACTGCTCCGGCTTCGTCTTCGCGCCCTACGGTCCTCACTGGAGGTTCTTGAAGAAACTGTGCATGTCGGAGCTCCTGGGAGGACGGACGATCGACCAGCTCCTCCCCATCCGGACTGAAGAGGTGGTCTCGCTCGTTCGGTCCTTGTACGACAGATGCAAGGTTGGAAGAACCAGCATCAACATGGGCAGCGAAGTGTTAAATCTCACCAACAATGTGATATCCCGGATGACCACGGGCCACCGATGCTGCGGGTCGGACGGGGAGGCGATGGAGATGAGGAAGATCGTGGAGGGAGTGGCGGAGTTGGTGGGTAAGTTCAATATGGCAGATTTTATTGGAATATGCAAGAATTGGGACTTGCAGGGGTTCGATAAGAGGTCGAAGGACGTCCGCCAAAGGTACGATGCGATGATGGAGAGGATCATGAAGGAAAAAGAGGAGGCGAGGAAAAAAAAGAGCGGTGGAATCAAGGATTTGCTGGATATATTGATTGACATCGCAGATGATTCCAGTGCAGAAGTGAGATTGAGTAGGGAACATATAAAAGCCTTCGTGATGGATATCTTCGTCGCCGGCACCGACACTTCGGCCCTCACCTTGGAGTGGGGACTGGCGGAACTCATCAACCACCCGGACATCCTGCGCAAGGCACAAGATGAGATCGAAGCGGTGGTCGGCAAGAAAAGACTGGTGCAGGAGTCCGACGTGGCCAACCTCCCGTACATGCAGGCCATCATCAAGGAAACAATGCGGTTGCATCCCTCTGGCCCTATGATCCCTCGGCGGTCCACTAGGGACACCAAGATCAAAGGATACGATATTCCGGCAAACACGACGGTCTTCGTCAACGTCTGGGCCAATGGAAGGGACCCGGAGCAATGGCCGGAGCCATTTGAGTTCCGGCCAGAGAGGTTCCTGGAGGAGCCCGGACAGAAATTGGACGTCAGGGGGCAGCACTTCGAGCTGATTCCCTTCGGAAGCGGACGCAGACTTTGTCCGGGGGCGTCTCTGGCGCTGCATTTCGTACCGTGTGCGCTGGCGGCGATGCTACAGTGCTTCGATTGGGAGTCGGAGGATGGGGGGAAGGTGGACATGGCTGAAGGATTGAGCGTGACGCTTGTTAGgaacaaacacttggtgtgcgtgCCGGTCCCGCGGCTGAACCCGATGCTGCTGGACTAG